GCTGCTCGGCGGGAAGATTTCCCTTGATGAGGCGATACAGGGCTTGAAGGACAAGCTGAACCGGGAGGTTAACTAATGTACAAAGACTTGATCAGATTGGACCGCTTCCCTACCAAATGGTGTCCCGGTTGCGGTATCGGACAGATCCTAATTCAGTTGACCAAGGCAATGGACCAGCTAGGTCTCGACAATACAAACTCGACAATTATAACCGGGATAGGCTGCACCGGCAGGCTTTCGGGTTATGTCAATATCGATACCGTCTATACCCTGCACGGACGCACACTGCCCATGGCGGAAGCGATTAAGACAGTCAACCCGAACCTGAAAGTAATCGTTGTTTCCGGTGACGGCGATCTTTCTAGTATAGGTGGTAATCACTTGATTCACGCCGCCAGACGCAACGTAGACATAACAGTGATATGTAACAACAACCAGATATACGGCCTGACCGGCGGCCAGGCGGGACCGACCACGCCTCTGGGAACTAGAACCGTAAGCACACCGGC
This portion of the Dehalococcoidia bacterium genome encodes:
- a CDS encoding thiamine pyrophosphate-dependent enzyme — encoded protein: MYKDLIRLDRFPTKWCPGCGIGQILIQLTKAMDQLGLDNTNSTIITGIGCTGRLSGYVNIDTVYTLHGRTLPMAEAIKTVNPNLKVIVVSGDGDLSSIGGNHLIHAARRNVDITVICNNNQIYGLTGGQAGPTTPLGTRTVSTPAGAFKNPINLQNLIKSAAKYFYARTTAYHQIHMQKCIREAIEWPGFAFVEINSQCIENNGRRIGFNSAWEMLQLYKRTYKKAPRGNDHLEPDEIGIIRQG